TTACTGGATTCAAAACAAGTAGGAGAGACACAGCCCATGGTAAATATCTTTATGAATAAAATGAAGAATAAAGGTTTTAGGAAAATGTTACATGAAGATTTTGCCACATGTACCGACGCTTGTATAGAAGATTTCTTATACGGAAATGTAAGATCCCTATTCAGCAATGTCAAAAAATTATCAAAAATTGTATTCGCCAATTTTAAGCCTATGATTCCGACACCGATTCACAATATCTGGAAACAAGGCATAGATACGAATGATTATTATTTAAAACTATGCGGTTCCGGAGGAGGAGGTTATGTTTTAGGATTTACCCAAGATTATGAAAAGGCCAAACAAAAACTGCAGGACTACAAACTTGAATTGGTATATAGGTTCTAGTTAAACAGTTGTGATGGCGAATTCTTCTAAGATTTCTTTGCCTTATAAACTATTCAGCCTGCTTTCAGTAGTAAGGGGATACAATATCTTAGTATTGATGCTGGCACAATATCTGGCGGCAATTTTTATATTTTCTCCTGAAAAATCCGTACGAAATGTTGTACTGGATATACATCTTTTTTATATCGTTTTAGCTTCCGTATGTGTAGTAGCTGCAGGCTATATCATCAACAACTTTTACGATGTTAAAGTAGATCAAATAAACAGACCCATTAAATCCAAAATAGATAACTATATAAAACAGGAAACAAAATTATCGCTGTATTTCTTTTTAAATTTTGTAGGATTTTTAGCTGCATATTTAGTATCCTACAGAGCGGCTATCTTCTTTTCGGTATATATTTTTGGGATATGGTTGTATTCTCATAAACTCAAAAAATACCCTTTTACAGGATCTTTGACCGCAACTATTCTGACCATAACACCATTTTTTGCGGTTTTTGTGTACTTTAAAAATTTTTCTAACATTATTTTCATACATGCTGTTTTCTTGTTTTTGGTGATCATGGTAAGAGAATTTATCAAAGATTTGGAAAATATTAAAGGGGCCGTTATTGGAAATTATGATACTTTTCCTGTTGTTTACGGAGAGAAAAAAACAAAGCAATTATCGATATTGCTGTTAGCTTTTACATTCGTTCCGGTTGCCATTTTATTTACCTACCCGGCTATAAGTTATATGAAGTACTATTTTTATTTTGCTGCAGCAGTACTTATGTATGTTGGTTTTTACCTGTGGAAAGCTACTACACGGATTCATTATACCCGACTGCATATCATTTTAAAACTGCTACTGTTAATAGGAATTTTTAGCCTAATATTTATGGATACAAGTTTAATTTTAGAAAAGGTGATCGATCAGCTTGATTGATTTGAATGAAACTTGAGTACCTTTGCAAAAAAATAAAAATGAATTCAAATAAAAACTCGTCGAGAAGACGACAGATACATAAAAGAAACATCTTTCAGAGAGAGAAAAGACATTGGAAACCTGATGAATCTTTAGGAATTAGGTTAAACAAATATATTTCAAATTCCGGGATTTGCTCCCGAAGAGAGGCAGATACCTATATAGAACACGGAAGTGTTACCGTTAATGGAAAATTGATAACGGAAATGGGGTATAAAGTACAGCCAACAGATGTTGTTAAATTTGACGGGAGCATCATATCGCCGGAGCAAAAAAAATACATATTATTGAATAAGCCTAAGAACTATATTACCACGATGGAAGATGAAAGCGGTAGAAAAACAGTTATGGAACTAGTAGCCAATGCAACTCATGAGCGTATCTACCCGGTAGGCAGATTAGATAGGATGACTACAGGGTTATTGTTATTTACGAATGATGGAGAATTAGCCAAAAAATTGACTCACCCTAAACATAACGTTCGTAAACTCTACCATGTTTCTTTGGAAAGAAAATTAGATTTGAAAGATTTACATACCTTAAAAGGAGATGTAATCATTGAAGGGAGAAAAGTATTTATCGATGCCGTTTCTTATATAGAAGGGGAGCAAAAAACAGAGATAGGAATAGAAATCCATTCGGGGAGAAATAGAATTGTCCGTAAAATATTTGAGCATATAGGGTATAAGGTCATAAAATTAGACAGGGTTATTTTTGCAGGCTTAACCAAAAAAAATCTGCCCAGAGGAAGATGGAGGACACTTACCGATCAGGAAATAATCAATTTGCAAATGATGTGATACCGATTAAAGTTGAAAAGTTTACAAACTTTTTCATTTTTTAGGTCACTCCGTTGGTATGGGCCAGACGGACCAGTTGCATATTGGTTTTGGCATCAAAAAGGTCGCGGAGTTTACTCAACCGAGACCTTTGCCGAATTGATTTGACAAAAAAGTTCGACGCCCGAAGAAAATTTTCAACCGGAATAACCTGTTGGTTTTGAGGATTTAAAATTCAAGGTTTCATCTTTCCAAGCCCGGATTTAAGTGTTGATATCGATGTCTCATTTCTCCTCAAAATTTACCTTTAGCCATCTTTTATCATGTTAGTTATACAACAATTTGTTTTACCGTACCGAAGTACTTACAATTCTATTCATATTACCCGGTAGCACCTCACTACTAAGATGCACAATTCTTCAAAATTTGTATGTGTGAAAAACAGAAATAGCTATTTTTTACCACTGCATTTTTAAGGGATACTACTACCTGCAGTATAAATAAATTTTTTAACTCTTAATCCTTTGTTGATGAAATTTTTAACATTTCAAACAAAGAATATTCTAATTTTATATCCTTATTGATATTTGATGAATTGAAAGA
This window of the Flavobacteriaceae bacterium genome carries:
- a CDS encoding ubiquinone biosynthesis protein UbiA; this translates as MANSSKISLPYKLFSLLSVVRGYNILVLMLAQYLAAIFIFSPEKSVRNVVLDIHLFYIVLASVCVVAAGYIINNFYDVKVDQINRPIKSKIDNYIKQETKLSLYFFLNFVGFLAAYLVSYRAAIFFSVYIFGIWLYSHKLKKYPFTGSLTATILTITPFFAVFVYFKNFSNIIFIHAVFLFLVIMVREFIKDLENIKGAVIGNYDTFPVVYGEKKTKQLSILLLAFTFVPVAILFTYPAISYMKYYFYFAAAVLMYVGFYLWKATTRIHYTRLHIILKLLLLIGIFSLIFMDTSLILEKVIDQLD
- a CDS encoding pseudouridine synthase, with protein sequence MNSNKNSSRRRQIHKRNIFQREKRHWKPDESLGIRLNKYISNSGICSRREADTYIEHGSVTVNGKLITEMGYKVQPTDVVKFDGSIISPEQKKYILLNKPKNYITTMEDESGRKTVMELVANATHERIYPVGRLDRMTTGLLLFTNDGELAKKLTHPKHNVRKLYHVSLERKLDLKDLHTLKGDVIIEGRKVFIDAVSYIEGEQKTEIGIEIHSGRNRIVRKIFEHIGYKVIKLDRVIFAGLTKKNLPRGRWRTLTDQEIINLQMM